A stretch of DNA from Lycium ferocissimum isolate CSIRO_LF1 chromosome 4, AGI_CSIRO_Lferr_CH_V1, whole genome shotgun sequence:
TCATCCTACTTTTCAAGTACTTGCTCATATTGACAAAGATCCTACTAACTTATGTACCTTTGTGTGTGTCCAAGTCCCATAACAACCAAATGGTGATCAAGCAAAGGAATCTTGTATAATTAGTTTTAATGGATTCTTCGTTTTTCAAGAACGTTCTTAGCAATACTATGCGGACTTTGATTGACATCAATCAAGAACTTAAATCATATTGCACCGAATGATTATGATTCATAGTGTTCTTATATGACAAAAAGATAGTAGGCTTGGCGTCGTTATGGATATACCTAAAATCTTTCCCAATATCTTTTTTTTCCACCATAGTCATCAAATAGATCATTCTTGAATTCTGTCCATGTGGAAGAACTTTTTGAACTAGACGCGACAAGACTCTTgcattctgttttttttttccttgtgtgTTCCCCTGCTGGTGCACACCAGCAGCAACAAATGTTGCATTTATGTACACCTTTTACCTATTAGTAGCACCTTGTGCACCAACAGCAACCAAACCAAGGCTGCAAAGTGACAAAGACCAGGCTGCTCCTCTGATGCATGTCTGAGAGAGTCAGCAGTAGTAGAACCTGCTGCTGCTGCCCTATTCTAACTCCCATACCTGTTACAAAAATAGGAAACCAAATTTCCACCTGAAAACAGTGACAAACAGGCCCCTTTCTTGTAATTCCTCCTTGTAATTTCCTCCAGTTGTACAAGAAACTGAGAAACCAACAGCTCTGTATCTTTGACCCAGCTGAATAGACCACACCAGGTGCAGTAATTCATCAGAGCAAACAGCAACCACCAGGAGCCTTTTGTTCAAAGTTCCCAAAATTCATGTACCAATAACCACCAGGTTCAAAACCCAACTTAGTTGCAAAACTTGTGGTAATTTTCAAAGACTATTGAGATCTACAATTAGCAACTTATCAGTCTTTAGTATTAACCAAGAGATACACCAGGTTCTCTTTTGTTCTCATGCCATATTTCCTGAAAACCAACATTGCACCATACCATCTGTGCTGACCTGCAACTCTACATTCCAGCTTGCTCCAAAAATATGCAAGATGCCTAATCAAAATATGCGTTGACTAGTATTGGTGTTGGATtctcttagtttttttttttttttttttttttcggaataaaCTTCAATCTCATTATGCGAATTATCTAATTACGGTGATGCTATATGAATATTACTCTTCCCTAACATACAAAGGATGCATAGTCGTGCACTAACATACAAAATGATGCATGTGAATATTAATTTTCTCTACTCTTTTTGTGCATTATGGGAGAAGATGAAATGTCCacttcaataaaaaaaaacttaatccTCAACATATTAGTTTTAACAATCTCATTATCCAGTAATTAGCTAATTTATTATGTTCTAACAATCTCAGTTTGCAGATGGCATCAAGTGATAAAAATGAGCGACATCGGAGTAATAGTTTGCCTGGGAAGAGTACTATTAAGAGTAAGCGTGGGAAGAATACTACCAAGAGTCAAGGAAAATCAACCGTCTCTACATCGAGGGCATCTCATTCTTCTATTCCACCATTGCATCCTCCTTCACATGGCCCGTCATCAAAGAGTAAAGAGAAATCAACTGTATCTACACCGAGTCCATCACTTTCTTCCATTCCACCAGTGCATCCTCCTTCACATGGCCCGTCATCAAAGAGTAAAgagaaatcaactatatctacACCGAGTCCATCACtttcttccattccaccaaAGGCATCCTCCTTCACAGGGGACGTCATCATTTTCACATTCTTTTTATGGTACTCTGCCTCCCCTAGGCTATAGCTTGATCCCTCCCCCGGGATATAGTCCAATGCCTCCACAAGGCTATTCCGGGATTTCACCTACTGCACCTTTCTACAATATGCCTCCCCCAGGCTGTTCCTCGATGCCTCCCTCTTATATAACTCCACCTGGAATGCATTCCGCTTACCTCGCTGCCATGGAACGATGTCCATCTCCAGAGACTCCTTCGTCAGAGGCCACTCGATCAGCCAGTCCACGCCTTTCTAGGCTAAATGTTGGATCGAGAAATTCTGAGGCATCTCCTAGCCGTTCTTCTACTCCGTCTTCAGTTGATGGTCCAAATCTTCCATCACCTGGAAAGTTAGATCATCTACGGAGGGTGCGCATCATCGCTGATGGAGAAGGGTAAGTTTATTCTTTATTACATTCTAATTCCTCTATTATTTTCTAATTATTGAGTTAACaattttaaatgttttaaaattgtTATTTTGCAGTTTTATCCTTCTAGGCCACCGCAAATGCAATCTCAACAAAGAATACAAAAACTTTATAGTGGTGCCTTCGCGACGTGGGGTGAAGTGCCGTGTCATACGCAAAGCAGCGATCCTTAATGAGTTTATGGTATGTATTTGGTAGAGTTGATAAAGAAAAATCACAAAGAAAAGGGAAATCTTTCATGTTTAAAAAGTGTGACCGAGTTTTCCAAACTAGACACTACTTCTATGTAAACAGATTGCTTATTAGAAAATCTGAACCCAGCAAGTTGCTGATGAACTTAGCAACAAGTATTAACAGTTTGCTGTAGATTCTAATGTGCTGTGCTATCGACAAAGACTATCGGATTCGTGTCTGAATGAGAATTACACTGAACTTGGGAAAATAGAAAATGAACGTATCAGGTTACTGTGATTTTCATAGTGTTATCTACTCATCAAAATCAGATCAACCTGACAGGATGATCTTTAATCCTTAATTACAGAGATCATACAGATTTCATCGTCTAATTTTGTGTTCTTAGTGTAGGCACTTCCGGACATCTGTTTCTCTGATGTTTGTTACATATTTGTTTGCGTAAAAGTGTACATGGAACCCCGTCGAGGATAATGTTATTAgaagtaattttacaaagaaggCGAGTTCTCGGTtgtcaaacattttttttaactttgttTATTTCAGCTcgaaaaaaaggtcaaaaacaCATACGGCTTGGGACGGAAAAGAATTTGGGAGGAGCTTAATCAATTACGTGGCTACGCCGGAGTTTCAAAAGAAGAGCGCCCGGACAAAGGCTTTAAGTTGTGCAAGCTCGAAAGTCCGAGAAGGGTGGCTCATTGCACACTTGTGGTTCGGTGTCCATGGGGAATGCTAGGAGGAAATTGGTAATTGTTTAACCATTTGGATGGTAGCAAATACAATTACAAATAATGACAAAAAACATTAActttgtttatttcatttgcaGCAAGTTACTCTTGGTAGACCACCCAATCGTCATGAGGTATGGAAGAAGACACATACGAAAATTGAAGACGGAAAGAAGTTTGGGTCGAGCCACGTTATGTTGTTTGGTTTCTCCAAAAATTGTGGAACGAGATTTGGATACCTATGTAAGCTCTAAACTTATGTGAAATATATTTGACTAGTAATATTGTTTTTATGGTTATTTGTAAGACATAAGACAACTGATCACTTAAATACTACAAATAAAACATTTAATGCTTATTCATGAACTATAAAATGTGTTTCATTATGAATTATTATGGATTGTCAATGTCAATGTCAGTATGTAAGTTAAGAAAAGCACTTAATGCCTGATATCATCGACAAAGCTTAGTCTTTTGTCAAATACACTAAAATATTCAAGTAATGTAAAATATGGTAGAGCTTTCTATTAGTTGTGTTTGTTGGAAGTATAGTTTAGTTTAGAAAGATAGTCGTAAGCATTTTATGTCTCATTTGTTAGTAGCAAAGCTTTTTGTTTTCCACTTTGGTTTATTCTATGGACACAAAATGGAGATCATATTAAGCATTCGGGCTTATAAAATCAGAACTTCCTTAGAAGTCTGATATATTAGCAGTTAGACACAAGGCAATTTGAGTATTTTTACTGATATCCATTTTACTGCTATAATATTACATAGTagttttttgttgttgctaGACCTGTAACAGAGAAAAGTAGAGGTTAATCTTACCTATCacattattatttatgtatTGGCCAAGGAGAGTTGTAAAACGTTATCTTCGTAGCTTAACATGTAATATGCAAAAGCATTTTCCATTTGATTAACGAGGAAGATTTGGGCAGTTGGTATTGGTGTGAATCTTATcttgtattttttgtttttcccttttcagaatttattttatattgtttatttttttttggtaaacgATGGAACCATTTTATTACCAAGAGCAATGAGGCGCAGAAAAAACTAATGCTTGGACAGAGTCCCAAGTTATCAGTGACAGCAACAGCAAACAACATTTCCTCTCTCGACACTATCTTACGGATAGAAATTTAACTGACTAAGTCTAGCAGCTAGTTTCGGTTTGGCCATCCTACATAGTCTCCCGTACTATTAATCTAATCAGCACTTCTGCTCTCCTTTGTTTCTGTTGGAATGCATGATGATTTCTCTCTTGCCAGATGAAATATATGGTCCCAGCCAGAACAATTATGAGCATTTCATCTTTTGCGCCCTTGCCATTAGCATAGAATATTATCCATTTTTCCTTATGGTAAGACATTCCTATGATATCCTTGCCAttccttatatttatatatattggaaAATGATCTTATTCACATAATGGGCATATATGATCAATCATACCCCAAATATGAAGCCTATCTCTTGTGTATATTTTTCCCCGTATTGCAATGTAAAGTATAAAGATCCATTTGGCATACTGTTTATTTATATACTAAAGTTTACttttgtaacaccccgtaaacttgaactaggtgtgagtATGTAAatatctagtgttaagatgatattttatctatatgaatcaattcttgatgaattcgggtggaggatggtcgttttgaagtcaaaccaactagtgaagttcttaagggctcttaaattcgcctaagttttgatAGGTCTGCCTTCTAGGCGATTTTCGTGAAATTCTGTtaagaatttggaaaatattcctcaaatacaagttgtagatccttgaaagagctttccaacggtatattatgggtctTGAACGGAgctatgtacaaaaagttatgaccGTTTTACTGAAGCCTGTCCGCACTGGAAATTTGATCTGCGTTACGGACCGTCCTGCAACACAAGTTACGGACTGTCCCTTGGTCAGttcccaaaaatttccagaaactcACTGGAAATTTCCACCAAGTTACGGTGCCAAGTTACGGGCCGTAACATgtgttacggaccgtccctTGGGGCCGTAACTTGGTCCGTCAAGTACGTTTTTGGCTGATCTAACTTcaggaggccataaccccattaTTTATTGGGAATTTGGAGAAACTCAAAGaacgaaagttgtagataattgaaatacctttccaaccataggtcgtgggcctcCATGTGACATCgggacaaggagatatgaacgttttaagacagaaaggtcAAGTTGTTGGCCCAACCCAATTCAaaaccgggtcaggcccatttcCCTTGGTATTTAAGGGAAATGTTCAGCCCTAGCAGCCACATTTCCCCTACCAAAGGTTCAGaatttttagagagagagagagaggagatttagagagagaaagtgatGATTcaatcaagttcgaggccccgaatcccgaggctcgtgaagggtaAAGTGTAGAACAAGTTGTTGCCGTCATTATAAGCTAAAAATTGAACTTGGGGATGTTGTTTTCTGGTATCTGCCCATATAAGGTATGTCTAATATTTTAATGATGTTTTTATCCttatcattgatagatttgacgagttagaatagagaaaatggcattgaaagttcggttataatttttggatatcaaatgatttgtggactgttttggtatgattaaatggatagtattggttggatattgatataaaataattgtgaatgttgttggtaagttgtttttcttgaaattgggaGAATAAGGTGTATgaagatattgtatacaaagtgtataccgggctgttttgtgacgatatttgggggctgtttttatatgatttcgtggctgttttggtAATAaatttcgtggctgttttgtgataaATTTCGTGGTTGTTTTGGTGATAAAATTCGTGGCtgttttggggctgttttgtgataaAATTCGTGGCTGTTTTGGTAATAaatttcgtggctgttttgtgataaatttcgtggctgttttggggctgttttgtgataaAATTCGTGGCTGTTTTGGAGCTGTTTTGTGATAAAATTCGTGGCTGTTTTGGTAATAaatttcgtggctgttttgtgataaATTTCGTGGTTGTTTTGGTGATAAAATTCGtggctgttttggtatgatttaaTGGATAtgattagttggatattgatatgaaataattattgatgttgttgttgatgatgttgataagTTGTTATCTTGAATTTGGAAGCATAAATATTATTCAAGACTCTTTAaatgaatgaaagaaaaagcaatatgttcatgtttcttgaactctaattcatgtctaaatggtggttGATGTGTgtgggacaaacccacattataCCTAGATGACAACAaaccttatatatgtataagctattatgaatgttttcctctatgagGGATATTTAGTAATGCTACTTAATTGTTGGTAATGACCTTCTCATTGGTGAATTGGGACATGACAATCTTTGTAAAGAAGTTGCGTTTTCAAAATATTGGTTGGAATGACTTATCATTTCGACACGCATTTAAGgttattgatggtgtgactactttgagacgAATTGTGAATCGAATCCTTATGccatgaactttgttgttgtgtttgccttctattcgggaggaagagtagccactatggatcctagtgtattaattgccttgccattcgggaggaagagtggccacttccggtTCGCTACCGGGGTGCATTAAtggccttgctattcgggaggaagagtagccaccgtgAATCCATACTCCGGTGATTGCGCAAGTTgtgccttgctattcgggaggaagagtagccaccgtgaattcatattccggtgtattacgtagtgttgttgatattgagttggGCTTATACGGGCATGACATCCATCCTTATTATCGATAAGCATAATTGCAAATCGGGATTTTGAAATGACTTGATAAACTAAacaaatgatattgagaacaaaTGATATATGTTCATGTGTGGTGCGCTATGCGCGACGTGATTGATTCTTCGCGTTGGCATGTGTAATATTCGTAATCTCTCATGGAACTTTGTTGACAATCATAATCACTCGAaaggcataattaaaagttGTAACTTAACAAAAGACTtcataatcggttttgataattcttatggAGATACATATGTTGAATACTTGTTTATATATTGATTAATGGATTTGTAAACCGTGGAATAAGTGATATTAAGAATCATCAACTTTTATACTATCTTTTAATCGATTTCTTTtgtgtattattatattttatttttttatatattacttgttgtccccgaggcactcactgagtacgaaagtactcaggcataccattgttgtttttgatggtatgttaggtaacgaagaagagcaggttcgtgatacttTCGACGCTAAGAGGACTATCGATTTGGTGATCCCACATTCTTGTTCGTAACACTTCCCGCTTTCGCTATTATTCTCGAtttccgggctgcgtcccgaagtTTGACGATTGTTAtgtctcttagaagctccatagatagttgtcgaattgtgggtagattgtCAAAGTCTCGTATTTTTTGCCACGTTTATGACTATGACTTATAAAGATCCATTTAATTCATGGATGATGTGTTacatttaatttataaattgTTGGAAAGTTGAACTTTTATCATTATTGtgttgtttaggttcttccgatgttgttcgtgatatgggttttggggcgtgacactttTTATGTAGAATCGGTATAATCAAGCGATGGAGGAGCTCACTAGAGTCACGACCGATGATCAAGGCAATACAATCATGCCATCGGAGGAACAAACTATCTCCTTGGTTGGACGTGGTCGGCGGCGTGAATAAGGGAAGAGCATACGGCCTTTGCTCCGAGAAGAACTTTCACCGCCTCCGTTGGATTGCAAGGTATAGGAAGTTCGCCACCGTGTCAAATGAGCAAATGAGGAGATGCGACATGAACTTCGGAACTTGCTAGGAATTATGACGAGGAACGTAAGAAAAGGTTGGAGGAGGAGAGACGCAGATAAATCTTGAGTCGATGTCAAAGAACTCAAGAATCGTGTGTAACCTCATCAAGTTGCCTCGCTCTCCGCCCCCGAGCCCCGATCATGATGATGGTGAGGATGTAGAGGATCGAGGAGGATCGGGAGCATGGAGAGGCCGAAATGGAGTATTAGGTGTCCGTTGTTATTTTTGTTCTAACTTATGTtattttggattgtttgaagtctAGTGGGATGCTTTTGATATATGTTTGGATAACGTTGACATTGGTTGGATTCGTACGTTTTTTGTTGGCTTAATTTTAatgtttgaattattttgatgtgtttttattattgttttgatGGTTGTTGTTGGATGCGTTTCGATTCTTATTGAATCGCCTATCGAAATGTTTTTTACAATAGGTGCTACGATTGAAAAATAGGCAATGCTTGCCAAAATATTACCGAAATATTGAGGGACTTACCGATATAGTCCCTCGGAATATGTGTAATTGTAAATCTCGTATTTTCGTGTGACCGAGGGACGTCCTcgttatttttcaaatatcaaagtGCTTTTCATTTAGCTTACCGATGGACATTCCTcgcaaaatgaaaaatataattgttaaatatttatatttatcgAGGGTTGTCCCTCGgtgtatttaaaaatttaatttgattaaaattAATATACCGATTGTCCCTCGCAAATGATatatcaatattatatatattttttaagtatCGAGAGTCGTCCCTCggtatatttaattttgctTGAAGATGATGGAAGGGAAGTACCGAGGGATGTGTGAGGGTCTCCATCGGTATTTGCCGAGAGTGTCCCTCGGTATTATTTACCAAGGGTCAAATTCCCTACGAGCCTAGTACCGATGGTGTCCCTCGGTAAATCCTGTTTATCGATGGACGTCCCTCGGTAAATTCCCTAGGTAAATCaggattttttagtagtgatataAGGAGTCGCCATCTAATTATTTTAACGGTGACttaggacacctaattattaactaagtaATGCTAAACTAATCTTCAATTTTAAAGGTCTTACTAACCTAataaattctaggtaagggttctaaataTCCTAATGGGAAGGTCTTAGGTATCCATTAGAATCCGTTAATTACGCtaaccggccaaacttaggttaatataATATAGGCAAAAGTACATAAAATAATAGATTGGTAAAGACTTATgaaaaattttgtatattttttagTATGAACGGTTGGAGAGCTTACACTTAGAGGTAGCATTAAGTCGAATGATTTGAAAAACTATTTGATAGCTAAACGAATTATgaaagatataaaaaaaaataaaaaataataataaaaaaaactgATTCTAATTTGGCATTAACAGGCAGCTTTTAAAAAAACTGATTTGACTCAAAGCCCCAAAGTTAATTGTGAAACAAAAATAGACTCAAATCTTACGAATGAACTGAATCCTACAACTTTTTTATCACGTTAATTTTGAAAGTTATaagaaatcttatttatctttgcACTTAAACAACAACctattttcaagagaaatttcAACGACACATTCAAATCATTACAAATATCTTCAGCTTccctttgaaaaatatatagttgattttgaagCTTTTAGAGTCATAAAAACCGTAGTCGAACCATTCAGGAGGTGAGCTCAATTAAGTTTCGAAAATAATAATCCTTCTtaagattttataaaaaaaaaaactaatatccCCATTACCCCTCTAATAGTTAAAGTATTCTAATGTTTAAGGCTGGTAGTTCTAAATAAGTAAGATATACAATCAAAACTTAGAACAAACCGAGACAATTAATCACAAGAGAGAATTAAACAATGCAGTAGGTATTCTCCCCTTCCTCcctctttttctcattttcattcAGACCATTTCCAGGCAAGGAAGAGGAGCAAATTAAGAAGCAAATGAAAATCCCAGATTTCCTCCATGTTTCTGTTCAGATGTGTTCGAAGGAGCGAGAGAAGTGAATGAAAATGCGCATTCAAGGTCTAGTGACGGCATAGTCTCAAAATGAGACCGCTTGGACAATGAGTCTTTATGAAGACTCCATTTGGCTCTGAAGTGtacatgtaaaaaaaaagaagaataaagattAGCACGCATACAGgcgtgtcacaccccaatttccgatagggtgtgatgggcacccgacccttatccagggccgagcgaaccctcagattATCGTATCACACATACTCACATTGGGCCCAtggccaaatcataaatacataatttcaaatcaaatacaaacttgcgaatgtacaaaatgcgtaatatcacatatcacaaaatGACGGCTTATGAGCCGCTCACAACCGACATCGATGCATATGACtcgccgcaaagtctctaacatgactcggatatcataacatgcacaaactcgactcggcgaagactcggaacaagtggagctcgccaacgtCGCCGGAACATTTCGCTAGTGtctttagctcacctgggtATACCTGCGCGGcttgaaacgcagcccccgaggaaAGGAGGTCGatgacgaatatgtaccgagtatgtaaagcgtaaatacgtaaccataggaacaaaatacgaagatagacataatatgcaaagtatcaaaatatgtaattaaaatgcaaatcatgcacacgctcttagaacggtggtcgcccgctgtcgttggcgccacgccacaaagatcacaccgaagATTTCgcatctccgtaacccgacaaatccccgtaacacatcatagccaccatcacaccataacacaaagatcacaccaaacggaacccggccctcggaGAGGAGCTCgagaaccgtaacacaaagatcacaccgaattcatcataatgcgcacgaagcttaccggcccgggactcggtgaaggaggtatAACtatgagcacgagcggagtcgtgagcatacatatgcataaaatcacattcataaatcattaagtaagtaagaaatccatatgcgaaAGTCCAAACGAAAGCGAAATTTACCTTTTTCCGAAGATCGTCCGAAATGAGCATAAGaaggtcgcgggccccacggacgggtgtcgacccccgCCCGAGCCCAACTAGGGTaagtaggggaaagttatgtcttgtgaacatacatattatgtttgggggcgttccgagctcgtatgtaaaagttacggacgtttgaagttcgggacccttttgtagtcaaattCTTTataaacctttgaaattcattcttttgaaaacatgaaaatcttattttggtcctGTCAAAGAATAGATTTTAAGGAACGAACAAgatacatacctaagctcggaatctaagaatggaattaccccaaggctcgagTCATAGCCTAAacgtactaagacatgccaaagaaagaaaggtgagctttacataccttggccgcgcCTTCCTTGCTacttatccatccaaacttgatAGTCTACATGCAAGAGAATTCATCCACTCATTAGTTTCATTATCAAACACTTGCCTTAACCCTTCAAACACGTTCACTTatattctacggaaatttcgggcaaagacatcccctataaatacaccgtcccgagaattatggctcggcccaaatattcaacaacaacaccaacaacgaCTTCAACAATATCGATAATCAATTCCAaccgcattctaacattaataactccattctacataattcaagacaatcatGCATATTTAATTCAACTCCATATATTCAAACTCATATCAACAAATcgcatttcttccttccaaactcatagaCTACATCGACAATCCGCATTacaacattcatttccatatattcaagaaagcatattaagaTCTCATTAGCTTCAAATCGGCCCCTCCATCatatgatttcaacttcaatcaAGGATCATTAACACTTCATTTTCCTTCTATCATAAAGTTCACAATaccacaacaattaaaatactacatcaaatcagcccacacaattgcaacaccaacataagtcattaaacctttatttt
This window harbors:
- the LOC132054470 gene encoding uncharacterized protein LOC132054470 codes for the protein MSDIGVIVCLGRVLLRVSVGRILPRVKENQPSLHRGHLILLFHHCILLHMARHQRVKRNQLYLHRVHHFLPFHQCILLHMARHQRVKRNQLYLHRVHHFLPFHQRHPPSQGTSSFSHSFYGTLPPLGYSLIPPPGYSPMPPQGYSGISPTAPFYNMPPPGCSSMPPSYITPPGMHSAYLAAMERCPSPETPSSEATRSASPRLSRLNVGSRNSEASPSRSSTPSSVDGPNLPSPGKLDHLRRVRIIADGEGFILLGHRKCNLNKEYKNFIVVPSRRGVKCRVIRKAAILNEFMVCIW